DNA from Lagenorhynchus albirostris chromosome 15, mLagAlb1.1, whole genome shotgun sequence:
GCAACTTTCCTGTCAGGCAGTGgtttcccctggcaaccagaGCCTATTCTGGTGTTACTAGGTTCTTCCCAAAAGTCACCTACttcacataacaaaagacaccgtTATTGCTCTCAGCATTTAAGAAATACCAAGGTTTTTAggaacttccctgatggtccagttcGTAAGACGGcttgctcccaattcagggggcccaggttcgatcccttgttggggaactagatcccgcatgcatgccgcaccTAAGAGTTCGCATACCACAGCTAAGAAGTTCGCATACCACagctaagaagtccgcatgctgcaactaaaagatcctgcatgctgcaactaagacccggtgcagccaaaataaataaatataaaacaaaacaaacaaacaaaaaaattccttaaaaagaaaaagaaataccaaggTTTTTAGGAACTCCGTGCCAGGAAAATGACAAAgaacaaatgtatatatttcttattataaatcacaatattaatATAGTGTCAATATTCAATTTATACAGTCCCCATGAGGTAACAAAAGTGAACACACTGATATGTTTTCTTCATGCCTTTCTCCATTACAGCCTGATTCCTTCACACTTTTTTATTAATGGTGGAAACCTTTTACCATACAAGTAAGTGCAGAGAATAGTATTATAAAACCCATGTACCAGCTCCAATAATTATTGTTATATGGAGAATATTTTTTACCTGTGTCCTCCTTTTCTTtggtagagttttttttttccaactttattgagatataattgacatgggtagagttttttgtttgtttttggctgcgttgggtcttcattgctgcacgcgggctttctctagttgtggtgagcggggataCTCTTCgctgcggcgcgcaggcttctcattgcagtggcttctcttgttgtggagcacgggctctaggcacacaggcttcagtagctgtggctggcGGACTCTAGatctcgggctcagtagttgtggcgcacgggcttagctgttctgccccatgcgggatcttcccagaccagggcttgaacccgtgccccctgcattggcaggctgactcttaaccactgcgccaccagggaagccccaacatggGTAGTTTTTTGAAGCTAATCAAGGGCATCATACCAATTAATCTTAAATACTTCATGAAGGAGATATAAACTTTTCCATGATTACCATATCATGGTCACGCCTAGCAACATTAATACTAATGTCCCAGAAAGCAGGTTGTCAAATGGCCTTTTCAATTTGACCAGCCCCCAGAACGCTAACATTCTCTATCGCAAACTGGTGGTGTCAGTTGTTGACCTTGTAGACCAACCTGTGATGGCCACCCTCATAACTGGCCCAGAGCCCCTCCCATTCCAGCAGATTCCCTGCCTGCCTTCTGCCTGGAACCTCATCACACGGGTCCATGCAGGGCCCGGACGATCAGGTACTTCTACAACGCCAAGTCCGGGCACTGCGACATGTTTATATACGGCGGCTGCCGAGGGAAGAAGAACAACTTCCCAACAGCACAGGACTGCATGAAGACCTGCGGTGGTCACATGGGGACCCATAGGTAAGAAAGGGGGCAGGACACggtgggaggggaagggctgAGAAAAAGAGATGGTGCTCAGGGGGCCACCCACCATTCACACTTGCACCGTGTCTTTCCTCCTCGCTGCCTCCCAGGACAAGTGGCTGCAGTGTCCTGTGAAACCGCACACTGAGCACATCCTCCACGGGCCAGCTTGGCAGAAGGTCACCCTAGAAGCCCCGTCATGAGAATCTGAGCTTCCTCACATGCTCCCCTTTTCTCAGATGGGAACACTGAGTCAGCCACCCTACAGAGCATGTCCAAAGTTCTCCTGAGCACCCCACCTAGGCTTGAAAAATGCACTTCCTTCTTCCTGGTCATTGTGGTCCTGGGTGGACTGTGGTTGCATATTTCTGGGAAAGTCTAGGATCTGTCGAGATGAGCGATGTCCAGGTCTGGGGCTTCAGAGATGTCAATCAgcaagttcctttctttttgcagAGAACCTGCGAACTGTGCTCTCCCGAAACACTGAAGTCAAGGAGGAGCCACGCAGGGCTGGGCTGTGGCTGCTTCTGAAACAGTGTGGTGTCCTCTGAGTCCGTCTCAACCCCACCCTCCTCAGCAgagccctgcctctctccttcccccatggGTCTCCTTGCTTTAGCTCTGTCTCATCCAGTCGGCTCTAAGCACCATGAGAACAAGTCTTCCCTTTATCCTTAGCACtaagcacagttcctggcacgaAGGAGACGGTCCATAATTActtgaggaaggaaagaatgaatgcaGATGCACATTCCTCACAGTGGCTGAGGTCTTTTCAATAAAGAAGCCCCTTTCCCTCACAGTGATGTTGCTCATTTTCCTATCTGTGGCTTCAAGCTGTCTGTCTTATATTCCAATAAATTCATATTCAAATTAAACTAACTGGAGTGGATTCTGTTGTTTGCAACTAAGAACCTTAACCAATAGTGTCCATGGAAATGGTGGTCCTTCTCACTATTCTGCAGAGCAGTTGTCACCTCCCTTTTTCCTGTCCTCAGACTGGGCCCTACCAGGTATGGGAAGTAAACCCATTACAGCACCATCTACCTCGTAATGGCCACCCCAAGCTACACAAAAACCCGTGGGACAGACACCTCAACATGAAAGCTTTCGTTCCTTACTTCTTGGGCCAGGTCAAATTTGGGTGCACGTTGCTCTCCTGGActctcagaaggagaaaagaagaagcaTGGGGCTTAATTGTCCATTTTTCCGAGGCAGccccttgcctgaggtcacatgtGGGGAGGGGGCTTCTTACTACAGTTAAGGAAGGGCAACTACCCTTTTTGtgcgccaggctctgtgctagcaTTTTGCCTGCATTCTTCGATTAATCATCCTAAGAATCCTTCAGGGGAGGAAATGGCGACATAGTGATGTCACTTAACTGCTGTATGAGTTTCCTAACACAGGAGGTCCCAGCTCTCCCAAGTAGAGTGACTTTGACAATGTTTTCCTATTCCTGACTCTGGGAAGATGTGGGATGAAGGCACCTTTGGAGAACAGAGAGTATCTGCTTCACTACAGACGAGGAAAGTGAGTCACGGGGACCACAGCAAGTgtagtatttaaataaaaaaggatacAGATTGGTGCTGGTTCTGTTACTTCTTTGTAGTCTTGGGCAAATTTCTCAACATCTCTGAGCTTTACattctttaattataaaataaggataatgctTGTACTTGCTAATGTCTCTAGCCAGAGACCACTAAAATCACTCCCATTCCTAGTTGAACTAGTTGGGTTTATTACTCACTGCAGCAAGGAATAGGAATCACCttggaaaacaatatggtatCTTATTAAGAGAATGTTAGAAAGAACTTATAGGACGTGGGCTTGTGTTGGGTGATTTTGGGGAGGATTTCAGGAAGCTGGCTTTCCTCTGGATGAATGCTGTCAGGAAGTGGGGCAGTTCTCCGAATGGGTATCTTTATCTTAACTCTAAGAAGGGAAGACTAGATAGCAGTTAGAGCTGTATTTGGTAAAGCAGCATCAGTCACTTATATGAGGCAGAATAGGGGGATGCTTGGTCATTTGGGTGGCTTGTATAATTTAGCTGGTTTTGTCTGTATTTAAACATGATTACAGAGTGTCCTATTTTTGTCATGATATATCATGGTCCTAGGATGGCCTTGTTTGATGTTGATGTCTTGTGAAATGTTTACATTCATCAGGAGAACTTAAGGCCAGTGATGGTGCCAGGTCAGCCCCCGAATCAGAGgttgcttttctccttctctatcAATCTCAGAGAATTATGGTGAGAATTAAGAGGATGTgatatttgtaaaatgctttgcACAAGTGTTGAGACTAAGCCCTCAATGAATGACTGTTCTGATTACGATAATGGTAGTAAATAAGTTGCAAATTGtaacaaataatttaatatattaataattattattttataacagTGTAATGGAAGAGGACTTATTACTAATTAGAAGAATTTGACTTCAGTAGGTATGGAtattgctgtgtgatcttgggcaaatcccttcacctctctgagccacagtttcttTCTTTGCAAAATAGGATTCTGGTATCTGCCTTAAGAAAAACACGGGTACTTTGGGAACTACATGGATTATGGTGCTGAAGTTCTTTGAATACTTCTGACCaacccacttttttaaaaaatttatgtataattgatttacaatgttgtgccagtctctgctgtgcagcaaagtgactcagttatccacacatagacattctttttttttttttttttttttttttgcggtacgcgggcctctcactgttgtggcctctcccgttgcggagcacaggctccggacgcgcaggctcagcggccatggctcacgggcccggccgctccgcggcatgtgggatcttcccgggccggggcacaaacccgtgtcccctgcatcggcaggcggactctcaaccactgcgccaccagggaagcccctagacattctttttttatattcttttccattatggtgtatcacaggatataatatagttccctgtgctatacagtaggaccttgttgtttatccattctaaatgtaatagtttgcatctaccaaccccaaactcccagcctatccctccccttccctgccaaccccttggcaactacaagtctgttctatgagtctgtttctgttttgtagataagttcatttgtgtcatattttagattccacatagaagtgatatcatatggcatttgtctttctctttctgactcacttcacttagtatgataatctctaggtccatccatgttgttgcaaatgccattatttcattctttttatggctgagtagtattccattgtatatatgtatcacatttttttatccattcatttgtcaatggacgtttaggttgtttccatgctttttgttttttttttaaagaagatgttgggggtaggagtttatttatttattcatttttgctgtgttggatctttgtttctgtgcgagggctttctctatttgtggcaagcgggggccactcttcatcgcagtgcacgagCCTCtaactatcgcggcctctcctgttgcagagcacaggctccagatgcgcaggctcagtagttgtggctcacgggcctagttgatctgcggcatgtgggatcctcccagaccagggcttgaacccgtgttccctgcattagcaggcagattctcaaccactgcgccaccagggaagcccctgtttccatgttttggctattgtgaacagtgctgctatgaacatagctgtgcattttttttaagtctttttggctatagtcttttcttttttttgataaatttatttatttttggctgtgttgggtcttcattgctgcacgtgggctttctccggTTGCAaggagcagaggctactcttcgttgtgacgtgcaggcttctcattgcagtggcttctcttgttgtggagcacgggctctaggcgcgtgggcttcagtagttgtggctcacgggctctagagctcaggctcagtagttgtgactcacgggcttagttgctccatggtatgtgggatcttcccagaccagggatcgaacccatgtcccctgcattggcagacggattcttaaccgctgtgcgaATTCcctgcatgtatctctttgaattatagttttatctgggtatattcccaggagtgggatcactgGGTTGtgtggtacttctatttttagttttttaaggaatctccatactttcTTCCGTATTGGCTGCATggacttacattcccaccaacaacataggagggttccgttttctccacaccctctccagcatttgttatttgtagacttttttttttttttttttggtatgcgggtatctcactgttgtggcctctcccgttgcggagcacaggctccggacgctcaggttcagcggccatggctcacaggcccagccgctccgcggcatgtgggatcttccgagaccggggcacgaacccgtgtcccctgcatcggcaggcgaactctcaaccactgtgccaccagggaagcccgtagactttttaatgaaggccattctgaccggtgtgaggtggtacctcatcgtagttttgatttgcatttacaaAGATGCAATCCTTTGTTTGTTGcgtcattagcaaatattttctcccactccgtaggttgtcttttcatttttttttttttatggttccttttgctgtgcaaaaacgtGTAAGTttgatcaggtcccatttgtttatttttgtttttatttctattgccttgggagactgacctaagaaaacgtttgtacgatttatgtcagaatgttttgcctatgctctcttctaggagttttatggtatcatgtcttatgtttaagtctttaagccattttgagtttatttttgtgtgtgcagaccaatccacttttttttttaacatcttcattggagtataattgctttacaatgctgtgttagtttctgctgtataacaaagtgaatcagctatatgtatacatatatccccatatcccttccctcttgcgtctccctcccaccctccctatcccacccctctgggacgaagtgagagagtggcatggacatatatacactaccaaatgtaaaataggtagctagtgggaagcagctgcgtagcacagggagatcagctcagtgctttgtgaccaccccatttttaaaagcacatggaGTATTAGTTTCCTTCGTTTCCGGCtgcttttagatttcttttttcttttttcttaatgcatactttttaaagtctttattgaatttgttacagtattgcttctgttttatgttttggttttttggtcccGAGGCATGTGAGATGttagcttcccaaccaggggtcaaacccacacccctgcattggaaggcaaagtcttaaccactggaccaccagggaagcccccctggctGCTTTTAAAGTGTGCCGTccactgcatttaaaaaaaaagaacaaagagaatttGGGGGGATGTCACCTTTCATAAGCCCCCTCAGGAAATTCCTCAGTGCCCAAGGAGTGTCACTGTTTCCTGAAATGGTCCCTTTCTTCCTCAGAGGTCACCTAAAGCCCTTTTGCTTCAGTGATAGGTCTCACCCAGTTCCAGTTCCttgcccaccccatcccaccctttATTTGACGCTCTGGTGTCTCAGAAATGTAGGTGGGACTGGGGGCTTCTGCTGATTCTCTTTGGGATCAGGTCACTTGTTCCTCAGCCATTAGGAACCACACTTTAAGGAAGGCCCTGCCTGCCCCCTGGAGGCAGCATGAGGAAGTGCGCCCTCCACCTGAAGCTGCGCACACCCCGTTCCCTGGGAGGCAGGAATATTGAAGTCTTTTGGTAGCTGCCTTTAAAAGCTGTTGTTGTTGTACACAATGTAGGTTTATAAATCATAGGTTAACatgaataattaatttaaaatatttattcagctaCTGAAGTACACAAAGCTGACTCAGTCTCTTCTCTCCTGTAGTCCATTTTCCAGCAAGAAATTCTGAGAGAATGTACAAATAAGAAATTTggtcacgggacttccctggtggtgcagtggttaagaatctgcctgccactagaaaaatggtacagatgaagcggtttgcagggcagaaatagagacacagatgtagagaacaaacgtacggacaccaaggggggaaagcggcggggtgggggtgggggtgggatgtattgggattgacatatatacactaatatgtataaaatagataactaataagaacctgctgtataaaaaataaattaaatttaatttaaaaattaaaaaaataaaaaagaatccgcctgccaatgcagggaacttgggttcgagccctggtctgggaactaagatctcacatgctgcggagcaactaagcccgtgcaccacaactactgagcctgcactctagagcccgcgagccacaactactgaagcccgcgtgcctagagcccgtgctccacaacaagagaagccaccgcaatgagaaacccgtgcactgcaatgaagagtagcccctgcttgccacaactagagaaagcccgcatgcagcaacaaagacccaacacagccaaaagtaaataaattaattaatttttagaaaagaaagaaatgtgatcACTTTATTGAGAAGGAAGCACAGGGTGTGAAGGGGGGGGTTAGCAGGGGGCTGGACAAGTGTGGAGGTGGTGGGAGTTGCATGGAGGGACGCCCTGAGGAAGTGAACTTTCAGCTGAGGCCTGAGGGATGAGCAACAGGCCTGAGAGGAAGGTGGGGAAAGTTCTCAGCACACGGAAAAGCAAGAGAGGAACGAGGAGGAGAAGGTGTGTGAGAATGTGTGGGAGGACGGGACGACATGGCACTGGGTGTAGACTTGAAGGACCAGGCCTGAGGAGCCCTGTGAGATGAGCTAAGAGTTTGGGGCTTTACCCGAGGCCACAGGAAGGACCTGGACATCTTAGGAGGCCCTggtggaggatggagaggaggggcGGGGCCGAGGCAGTGGGGTTGTGATGAAACCGTGtgacccagattgggacttgaacccatggtcttttaattgaaatcacacacctggtctcagggcTTAATGAAGCTCAGTTTCTTTaagtctcatcacagaaagaattcagtgagagacaaagtgatagataagaagtggatttatttagagagacacacattccatagacagaattcGGTCTATCCCAAAATGCGAGAACGGCCTTGGGAGAAGCACACTCtacagacagagtgtgggtcaTCTCAGGAGGCAAAAGGCCCCGAAATATggtgtggttagtttttatgagCTGGGTAATTTCgaagtgggaggattattccaactatttgggggaaggggcagagatttcCAAGAATTGGGCCACCGCGCACTTTTTGACCTTTGATggtcggccttggaactgtcGTGGAGCTGGTGGGCGTGTCATTTGGcgtatgctaatgtattacaatgagcgtataatgaggctcaaggtctactcggagtcgaatcttctgccatcttggacctaaccagtttttgtcatgtcctatgactatgtcattcttttaaagcttGTACACTGCCCCCTTTCCTCCTGTTTCAGTGACAAGTGTCCAGAGGGGAGACAGGAGTGGCCTGGACTCAGCAGAGAGCAGAGGGTGCAGAGGAGGCAGTGAGGAGGAACGACCAACAGGCTTTGCTACGAGATTGCTCCCGGGGgcgaggaaagggaagaagcacGGACAGCAGGCAGCTTCCTGGGAGAAGGGAGGCGAAGCAAGTCCTTGCGGGAAGGGCAAAGAGTTCAGTTTGGTCAATGTTGAGTCCACAGCGCCGGTAAAACATTTAGGCAAAAACTTTCTCCTCCATCCGTGTGCCCCGTCCCATCCCCTTGGCTTCACAAAATCCACATTCTTGTAAAAGAGATCAAGTCAGCAGGGGGGCCCAAGAGTGCTGGGGAGGGGCGAGGCCAAGCAGTTTCCTGGCCTGGGGAGCTGGCTAGGTGCCAGGAGAAGGCTGTGGAGAGCAGTGCCTGAGGCTGAAGGCCCAGTAGGCAGCTGGGTCCACAGGCTAAGACCATTTGCTCATCAAAGTGTCCTCTGCTGCCCTAGACTGAGTTCCAGGAGCCGCCCTGGGCTGTGCCCCTACCTGGCTCCTGCGTCATGGCTGTGGACTGTTCCCTGTGTTCAGAGTAAACAgccctggcccctcccagccagcaCCTGTCTCCAGTCCCCAGGCTGAACATGGGAATTGGGGAGGCattctcccctctttcccccGGGACCCATCTGTGGGGACAGTGGCTGGATGTGCTTCTGTCACCAGCTCCGACTCACCTGTCATCCCAATGGTCACTGCCCCCGCCCCCTTGTGCCCTCCAGCAGCTCCTGGGGCTTAAGGACCTCAGATTTTGGATCAGGAAGGATGTTTGAAGGCTCTTCTTGCTGGGTAAGTGTGTTTTGGCCTTTAGCAGCCTGCACATTAAAGCTTGGTGTGTACCCAGCAGTCTCCTTACTAGCAGGAGACACCATTTCTGGACCActcacacatctttttttttttaatattttatttattcatttggttgagctgggtcttagttgcagcaggctcGCCAACTCCTTAGGCATATgaattcttagttgtggcatgagtgtgggatccagttccctgaccaaggattgaacccgggccccctgcattgggagctcagagtcttaaccgctgcgccacccaGGGAAATCCACCACTCACCAATCTTTGGAGATGACAACGTGGCAGCTCAGAACAAGGAAGTGATTCATTCAAGGTCCCTCAGctgggaggtggtggaggtgggagacAAACCCAGACCCTTCACCCCAAGGCTAGTGTCGAGGGCTCCTTTTGTTACTTTCTCTACACCAACTGTGCACCCTAGATGTGTCACGAAGGAGACACCTGGGCAATATAtatgatggaagggaaaaaacaaGGGCTTGGTGGGATAGAGACCTGGGATCAAACCTTTTCTCTACAGCTTCAAATGGGACTTGGGTAGGACCTTCCCATGGGACCTCTCAGTCTCAGAATAGGAACCCCTGAGTCTAGCTCTTGGCCTCCTGCTGCCCTGCCCACGGGCCCCAGGAAGGAGGTGGAGAAGCAGGAGTGGACAAGGGTCCAGCTGCAGTTGGTCGAGCTGCACCCGGCCTGGAAGCAGCTTAGGTTTCCGGTTCCCACTGGGGCCAGGGTGACCTGATCCCCGGGGACTGGGAAATGGCAAAGGTGGCAGCCGGCCCGCCTGCCTTGTCTGCTGAGCCCTCTACTCCAGCTGACTCAGACCTGCCCCCCCAAGGCTACTCCCCCACCACCTACCTCCGAGGCACACCGTTAAAACCTCCACCTGGGCAGCCCCTCGCTCCTGCGCCCGCCGCAAGCAGCATCATGCCTATGTGCAGCCCTGGTCCCCTCGCTGCCGCCCTCCTCCTTGGCCTGCTGCTGAgcctgcccccagctcccaggTGGGTGGGGCGGGCAGAGGCCCGGCACAGTCTGGCAAAGGCTTAGTTCTGGGAACAGAGAACTGAGCCTCCCCACGACCAGAGTGGGGAGACCCTTGGTGAATAAAATTTGGGGGTCTCTGGTGCCTAAAACTGGTGACCCTCGGAGCTTCAGGTGTAGGGTCCAATgtgctggaggtggggagacacTGAAGGCTGACATTTGAgagcaggctctgtgctaagggTTGAGACTCGGTGGCCAGAGAGGGGACCTCCTGCTTAAAGATCAGAAGCTCCTAGACACTCAGCTGTGCGGGGTCACCTAAGGATTGAGGGCTCTGAGGCCAAGGGCTAGGTCAGTCCTGTGTGGGGTGCAGGGACCCCATGCCTGGAGGTGGGGCTCTCTGAAGGCCCATAGGAGGCACCAGGGCCAGAGATGGAGAATCCCTCAGAGGGAGTGGGGTACTTGCAAAAGAAGCCACTGTGTGTGGAGGGTCTGCTCTCTTCTGAGACATTTCacatgtatgatttcatttagcCTCATGTCGACCCTACCACATCTGGGATTCTCATCCCATTTTGCCAGCGagaaagcagaggctcagagaggtgaagcgacTTGCTCAGGACCCACAGCAAGCAGACGGCACAACTAGGATTCTAGCTCAGGAGGCCCTCTGGTCCTgcccctcttcctgcctcagtcTGTCCATCTGAGACCAGGGAACAGCAGAGACCCCCCCGCCTAACAGCAGAGACTCCTCttttctcccccctcctctctcatgtgtctgtctttctctcccaaTGTCCTCCTCCCTCTGGTCCAGGTTAGAGGCCCCCAGACCCAGGAGCCCCCGATGGGCCtgtcctccctccacctcccatcTCCCTGCTCAAGTGACTGAGTCTCTAATTACAAACCTTCCCATCCCCTGGGGGCATCTTCAGACAAATAACAAGCAGGGAGCATCACAGGGGCTAGATTCTAGGTAAAGACCAGTGACACCAGCACTTTGGGACCCAGGTCATATCCCTGCTTCTGGTCCTCAGTTTTTGcctctgaaaaatgaaaagcttGGATTCCACACATCCTTCCCTGATGGGAGCTCCCATGGCCTGCTGGCCAGTCTTAAACTCCAGAAAGTGCTTTTTATGACAGGCAAGCTTCACATGCTTTCTCTCACTCAATCCTTAGAGTGGAAGAGAGGGTGttaaagaggaggaagggggaggggtgctCAGGGAGGCATCCCGACTTTCTTCAAACCACTCAGGCAAGAGCTGAACCCTCTTGCTGGGACTGCTGCCCAGCCGGGGATggcggtgtgaccttgggcaagaacCCGTCTCTCTCAGATGCTCACTCCACATCTTTAAGATGGCCTGGGCGGTCTCCGAAATCTGTAAAGTCTCTTCCTGCCTGAATGGAGGAATTCGGGGTGCCAGGCCAGgtgctgggagtgggggaggccCGGGAGGGGGACCCAGAGTGGGACGAGTGTCCTAGGCCCTGGGAGTCAGTCCCCTCAGCAGCCTCTGGCCTCTCTGTGACTCTGGCCCACAGGGAGGAATCTTCAGACCAGGTCCCCAGACCTCAGGCAACAAAGTCCCCACATTGTGTCCCAGAAGCAAAGACATGCACTAAAGCACTGAATCCAGCCAGGTGCAGGGGTCTCCCTTCCCCCCGCTGCACTTCAGATG
Protein-coding regions in this window:
- the LOC132505655 gene encoding kunitz-type serine protease inhibitor 6-like, encoding MSRLCLSIALLVLLGTLVACTSGGKHKSHAKDSLPAFCLEPHHTGPCRARTIRYFYNAKSGHCDMFIYGGCRGKKNNFPTAQDCMKTCGGHMGTHRKEVEKQEWTRVQLQLVELHPAWKQLRFPVPTGARPDVPELRAPHFPEPDAPTSYKYHLPSCLVEAPGVTTGHLADGGTAGLAALEVGHAFPT